The Candidatus Sysuiplasma acidicola genome window below encodes:
- a CDS encoding superoxide dismutase: MSRQKYTAAPLKYKELEGISAKTFAEHFKLYEGYVNKTNEIYEKIASNFADPSKSAGTYSEYGEAKRQLSFNLGGMWNHKLYFGDFEDGKGTKPSEQLQKAMSEDFGSFDKWKEDFVASGMAARGWGMLCYGLDDGKLHNVVLDAQNAGFPATVVPLVLMDVYEHAYFIDYGTGRKGYIEAFFKNLNWDRVSRRYEKCVRMHKIWNE; the protein is encoded by the coding sequence ATGTCAAGACAAAAATATACAGCAGCACCGCTCAAGTACAAAGAACTGGAAGGCATATCGGCGAAGACATTTGCCGAACACTTCAAACTCTACGAAGGATACGTCAACAAGACCAATGAAATATACGAAAAGATTGCCAGTAACTTCGCCGATCCGTCAAAATCGGCAGGAACATACAGCGAGTACGGCGAAGCTAAGAGACAGCTCTCGTTCAATCTCGGAGGCATGTGGAATCACAAACTCTATTTCGGCGACTTTGAAGACGGAAAAGGGACGAAACCATCGGAGCAACTGCAGAAGGCAATGAGTGAGGATTTTGGCTCCTTTGACAAGTGGAAGGAAGATTTTGTGGCATCAGGCATGGCAGCACGCGGCTGGGGAATGCTGTGTTACGGTCTGGATGACGGAAAGCTTCACAACGTTGTGCTTGATGCGCAGAACGCAGGTTTTCCCGCAACCGTCGTTCCGCTGGTCCTGATGGATGTGTATGAACATGCATATTTCATCGATTACGGCACCGGCAGAAAGGGATACATAGAAGCATTCTTCAAGAATCTCAACTGGGACCGTGTTTCACGGAGATACGAAAAGTGCGTAAGAATGCACAAGATTTGGAACGAATGA
- a CDS encoding GNAT family N-acetyltransferase — translation MTVISPGGPFKIDGASGEVKIRELRWEDFADIVRNYYSFHDELEDNPDIGLIIDERRPSMEEEANWFGALYADFLARKAVVFVAEVDGHVVGVCDVRGGVRRPVSHVGTHGIAILKSYRRMGIGEQLMTHTIASARELFDVIVLDVFTVNAGARHLYAKLGFRSMGILPMAVKRKGRYYDEERMYLLCRSGAPPVH, via the coding sequence GTGACTGTGATTAGCCCCGGCGGGCCTTTCAAAATAGATGGAGCTTCAGGCGAAGTGAAGATCAGGGAATTACGATGGGAGGATTTCGCAGACATAGTGAGAAACTATTACTCTTTCCACGACGAACTCGAAGACAACCCCGATATTGGACTGATAATAGACGAACGCAGGCCCTCTATGGAGGAGGAGGCAAACTGGTTTGGCGCTCTCTATGCGGACTTCCTGGCGAGAAAGGCAGTCGTCTTTGTTGCTGAAGTAGATGGGCATGTAGTGGGTGTGTGTGATGTCAGAGGAGGAGTCAGACGTCCAGTCAGCCACGTGGGAACGCACGGCATCGCCATACTGAAATCGTACAGGCGTATGGGCATCGGCGAACAATTGATGACCCACACCATAGCATCGGCTAGAGAGTTGTTCGACGTCATTGTGCTGGACGTCTTCACAGTCAATGCAGGTGCGAGGCATCTCTATGCCAAACTCGGATTCAGGAGCATGGGCATACTCCCAATGGCTGTGAAGAGAAAGGGCCGCTATTACGACGAGGAGCGGATGTATCTGCTGTGCAGGTCAGGTGCGCCACCAGTTCACTGA
- the pyrF gene encoding orotidine-5'-phosphate decarboxylase — protein sequence MSKIKFERGLILALDETDYRKAMNIVNQVGKYVDAIKLNWPIVLSNGPQIITEISNHFRVICDFKVSDVPHTNSMVASAAAKLGASGIIVHGFPGEDAVEACINSAHGASIFLVVEMSNPGSAEFGKKYSDELARMAVKLKVDGIVAPATRPERIKHFRGIVGNLPIIAPGVGAQGGDARKAIMNGADALIAGRSIYESSEPLEVVNNFLSEVQSGRDEIGQ from the coding sequence ATGTCAAAGATCAAATTCGAACGGGGTCTGATCCTCGCACTCGACGAAACAGATTACAGAAAGGCAATGAACATAGTGAATCAGGTAGGCAAGTATGTTGATGCTATCAAGCTGAACTGGCCTATCGTGCTTTCAAACGGACCGCAGATAATCACTGAAATTTCAAACCACTTCCGTGTGATATGCGACTTCAAAGTCTCCGACGTACCGCACACAAATTCCATGGTCGCTTCCGCGGCAGCAAAACTCGGAGCATCCGGCATAATCGTGCACGGATTTCCAGGCGAGGACGCTGTCGAGGCCTGCATAAACAGTGCTCATGGTGCATCGATCTTTCTGGTCGTGGAGATGTCCAATCCCGGTTCGGCCGAATTTGGAAAGAAGTATTCTGACGAATTGGCCAGAATGGCTGTTAAACTGAAGGTCGACGGCATTGTGGCTCCCGCAACCAGGCCGGAGAGGATTAAGCATTTCAGGGGAATAGTTGGCAACCTACCCATCATTGCGCCGGGTGTAGGAGCTCAGGGCGGCGATGCCAGGAAGGCAATTATGAATGGAGCCGACGCACTGATCGCCGGACGCAGCATCTACGAATCAAGCGAGCCGCTGGAAGTGGTGAACAACTTTCTGTCAGAGGTGCAGTCCGGAAGGGATGAAATCGGGCAGTGA